The following are encoded in a window of Acinonyx jubatus isolate Ajub_Pintada_27869175 chromosome D4, VMU_Ajub_asm_v1.0, whole genome shotgun sequence genomic DNA:
- the ZFAND5 gene encoding AN1-type zinc finger protein 5, translating to MAQETNQTPGPMLCSTGCGFYGNPRTNGMCSVCYKEHLQRQQNSGRMSPMGTASGSNSPTSDSASVQRADTSLNNCEGAAGSTSEKSRNVPVAALPVTQQMTEMSISREDKITTPKTEVSEPVVTQPSPSVSQPSTSQSEEKAPELPKPKKNRCFMCRKKVGLTGFDCRCGNLFCGLHRYSDKHNCPYDYKAEAAAKIRKENPVVVAEKIQRI from the exons ATGGCTCAGGAGACTAACCAGACCCCAGGGCCCATGCTGTGTAGTACAGGATGTGGCTTTTATGGGAATCCTAGGACAAATGGAATGTGTTCCGTTTGCTACAAAGAACATCTTCAGAGGCAGCAGAATAGTGGCAGAATGAGCCCAATGG gaacaGCTAGTGGTTCCAACAGTCCTACCTCAGATTCTGCATCTGTACAGAGAGCAGACACTAGTTTAAACAACTGTGAAGGTGCTGCTGGCAGCACATCTGAAAAATCAAG AAATGTGCCTGTGGCTGCCTTGCCTGTAACTCAGCAAATGACAGAAATGAGCATTTCAAGAGAGGACAAAATAACTACCCCGAAAACAGAGGTGTCAGAGCCAG TTGTCACTCAGCCCAGTCCATCCGTTTCTCAGCCTAGTACTTCTCAAAGTGAAGAAAAAGCTCCTGAGTTGCCCAAACCAAAGAAGAACAGATGTTTTATGTGCAGAAAGAAAGTTGGCCTTACAG GGTTTGACTGCCGATGTGGAAATTTGTTTTGTGGACTTCACCGTTACTCTGACAAGCACAACTGTCCATATGATTACAAAGCAGAAGCTGCagcaaaaatcagaaaagagaatCCAGTTGTTGTGGCTGAAAAAATCCAGAGAATATAA